The DNA window attaatgaACGACAATATTGCGGGTTATCACATGTACCACAATAGCAGTGGTGGTAATGGAGCTGGAAGTGGCAGTGGTAGTAGTGGTAACAACAGCAGTAATAGCAATAACAATAGCAATAACAATAGCAATAACAATAGCAGTAACAATAGCAGCAACCAGAGTAGCAACCAGAGTAGCAGCACGATGGGAAATAGTGCCATAGGTAGTAGTACTATGGGTAGTAGTACTATGGGCAGTAGTACTATGGGCAGTAGTACTATGGGCAGTAGTACTATGGGCAGTAGTACTATGGGCAGTAGTACTATAGGTAGTAGTACTATGGGTAGTAGTACAGTAGGTAATGGTAATAATGGCTGCAGTAATATTGGAAAGAGTAAGGCTGTAGTTAATAACAACCATGCCAACATGACAAGCAGTGATAGTAATAACCCAGCACCTATGAGTATGTTACCTCCAAGTGATATAAACAAAGGTGGTGGTAATGAAGGTAGTGTCCAAAGAATTAATAACATGAGTAGAGGAAACAATACCCATGAAACGGCATCGAATTTGAATcatttaaacaaaatgaacaGTATTAGCGGAGTTAATAATGTCAGCAGTAGCAGTAACAGCGGGACTAACGTGAATAGCGGGAATGCACTGAGTAATATGAACAGTCAGGcgaatatttcaaatatgaCGAATATGACAAGTATAGatagcaatagtaatagtaattctaataataattgtaataataattgtaataataatatgaataataatatgaataataatatgaataatagtATGAATAATagtatgaataataatatgaataataatatgaataatagtATGAATAATAGtatgaataataatggtGTAATGGTTGGAAGTATGCATAACGTAGTTAACTCGTCCTCCAATCGAATGAATGTTAGTGGTATTTCCAATGATAAGGAAATTGGTCGaagtaattttatatcaaGTGCATTAAACAACAtgaatgatataaataacagCCTTATGGGAAATATGGAATCGGGAAAAGGAAATACAAAGTTGAATGAAAATCATACcagcagtaataataataataattttaacaataataataataataatagtaatagtaatagtaattattacaataataataattattattataataataatcatgGTACTAATCATGGTACTAATCATGGTActaatggtaataataataatgtgaACCCCCCCCACTCATCCTATGAaggtaataatagtagtaatcaTTATGCTACGTATAGCGGTGGTCCTAATATAACGACATCCGagttaattataaataaaactaatatgaatattattgTCAAAGAAGATCAAAAGGGAAATAATATGATTGTAGAAAACACATGTAGTGGAAACATAGCTAATGTAAAacatgtataataaaataaaaagattgTATTGTTATCCATGAAGAAGagctattatatattttcgaAAACGTGAAAGCGAATTtatggggaaaaaaaaaaaaaaaataaataaatatataaaatataataaaataaaatataataaaataaaatataataaaataaaatataataaaataaaatataataaaatataataaaataaaataaaattctctGTGTAGTTACTCTGTTCAGTAATATCAAGCACGGCGATTACACGGGGTGAATATATAAGGGAGAGGACAGTGTAATACAGTATgtctaaaaagaaaaatgaaccTATTGATAACTTTTATACTTTtgtatttaacttttttgcaaaagtagaaataaaaagtgaGATAATAGAGGTAAAGAGAAAGAACTATACAAATGAAACAAAGATGaacgaaaaaaatacaagcaaaataaaatataaaacaaacatAAAGTCGAATAATCGTGCAGAGGCCAAAGTAGAACAAAGTGATATAACGGAATAAAGCTGACCatgttaatgaaaaaatcaaaatttaaaaacacAACTTCGAAAAATTTCATCAGAACTTATTGGTCGAGTTAGtacaaaaatgatataacaaatgtgtcatttttttttccttttttttttttttttttttttttttttatatatatatataaaagtatacttggaaattacaaaatggaacagagaaaaagagaatatatttttttttatttttgtcgATTCGTGCAGgttatatgtacgtacatatgcccatatttgtatatatatatatatataaatatatatacacgcacAAGCATGCGAACACAAGCATGTAAATAGAAGCGTACAAATACACAAAtacaaaaacatatatagacatatataaacatatatagacatatgtaaacatatataaacatatataaacatatataaacatatatagacatatgtaaacatatataaacatatataaacatatataaacatatataaacatatattgtgtatacatatgtcgTTTGCGTGGCACACGTGTATTTGTTAGCAACAGAGATTCGTTCTTATGCCTTTAACACATACAAAGCAATTTGCAAATTTGATAAGCCCCAGTAtttgatataaatttatatgctAAATAGgtttatgcatttttatattttttaataaaataaaatggagttataattatatatatatatatatatattttattattattttttttttctttccttttttatgttttcaaCACAATAGGATTATTGTGTTATGTTATGTTAGAATAGTAAAAGcgatgtattttttatattttcattttttcattttttcattatttcacttttacattatttcacttttacattatttcacttttacattatttcacttttacattatttcacttttacgttatttcacttttacattatttcacttttacattatttcattttttcatctcctttttgtttcattttccctcttttttcttagtttattttttcaaaactcTTGcccttttttcaaaattttattattaagatgtgaataataaaatgtaaatgttttttttgaaaataatgcAGTTCATATTGTTCGaatgtgtgtatatacatacgtacaagCAATACGTATAAGAATACACGCATAGTATATACCTCACATAAGtgaatacatacatatacacttaCAAAATCATACTATCACAAACTCACCCGATTACACCATTACACCATTATACCATTGCATCCTATTTactttatgtttatattgtATGTACTTgcaatatatgtacatacaaatgtgtaaacattttaatttaaataatgaacgttggatttattttaatttttttcatttctgtgtttacttattttatttttttttttttttacctttctatatttttacaccttagaaaaaaattataacttaaaattataaataagaagaaatttgcaatatgtattaatttttttttttttttctgtgtttttttaataaatgaataaatgattttacaaataaatgtcaggtaaattttttgttgATCCTTATGTGTTGAAATAATAAACTTTGTTATTTAAtcgttttttaaatttgttcacataagaaaaaaaaaaaaaaaaagagtgcAGAAAAAGCATTTTGTAGACTCTTTGGGGAAAGGTGTGGTAAGTTGTTACGTGCACAAATATGTTTGCAgtagatataaatattgatATTGATAACCTGttaatacttatataaatgtttggGTTACATATGTGTAGTgatgaatatgtatatgtaagcATACTCATATAATAAGCACTCACTTAAGcgatttatcctttttttttgtttttatgtgatgttaacatttttcattaatacgTATATTTTGGACTGATGGTACAAAGGACacgaaataattttacaatttaaattgtttcaaaaggtaataaatataaatatatatgtgtacaaattttattactttttgtattctttgtggaaaaataatataaacaatatatttttttttttttttttttttttgcaaaattgcatatacataataaaataaattaaatattcaatACAAGCATATTTCACGAATTGTATTGGTAGTTTCCCGTGCTTTACCTTCATAACgtgtaatataaaagatcAGCTTTGTATTTTTGGgcgtataataataaaagggaATCATCACATTCATTAAGCTGAGAATTTTATACAAAGGAAATGTATGTGGGTCAGGTTCTGTAGACTCGCATTaagaaataacaaaaaaaaagtgacAGCAGTCATTAGCGGTATGAACAggtaaataatttcttttctgttattttgtttttccccTATTTTGCCTTCCTTTCCCTTATTTTGCCTTCCTTTCCCTTATTTTGCCTTCCTTTCCCCTATTTTGCCTTCCTTTCCCCTATTTTGCCTTCCTTTCCCCTATTTTGCCTTCCTTTCCCCTATTTTGCCTTCCTTTCCCCTATTTTGCCTTCCTTTCCCCTATTTTGCCTTCCTTTCCCCTATTTTGCCTTCCTTTCCCTTATTTTGCCTTCCTTTCCCTTATTTTGCCTTCCTTTcccctattttttttttttttttttatttccatttttagtGCAAGGTAAAATCGATAAGCACGTGGTCAAATATATAAGGtgcctttatttttattttatgaagaatcaaatttttaaacaGTTCTGTGGAGTTGTACaagaatttttattacagAGGATTGGCTGAAATGTAATGAGCAAATtacgttttttattttgacaTGAATTTTACAAAAGAGTAGTAAATTATAGTGGTATTTTACTATCCCGCGAaggatatattaaataaaataaaaggaaaacaaaaaggaaaaggaaaaggaaaagaaaagaaataactCAACAgatacaaatacataaatattttcttctatgatagcaaaatttattcatttattatagCTGTAGATAATAATCTATGCTGAGTTAACATGTTCAAGAGTGCCATTTTTAACTCCTTTCATTGGGTCaagcttattttttttatgtaagaTTTCAAATTTAATGACTAGTCGAACAAAAGCAGAGAGAGGAGGTAGTGCTACattcgtacatatatatacacatgcatatatgcatatgcacatatttcTGTGTAAGGCCCTTatgtgcataaatatataatcccattttgagaaaaaaaagaaaaaactgcCTTTAACTGCttttaatatgaacaaaacGTTCAGGAATTTTTTACGAATTCTGAACGTTCAGGAAAAAACTACGTTGGACAGAAATGTTTTGAACGAACTGAAAAATTGGGGAAAGGGgaaaactttaaaaaatgatgaaatacTAAATGAGTATGTAACTTACAGGCATGTGTTAAATGACTACACGAATATTTTACACGAGTGTAAAGCACAACAGAGGGAtgaaaagaaggaaaaaaaaattgaagacGTTGCAAACTACGTTGGGTTAACCACAAATTATTcgggaaaataaaatgccACAGGGATATGCTCCATTGTTGTGcatttgtatgtatacttgtatgtatatgtattcgTGTGAAAACATATACGTCAATACTTACCAGTAAGAGGTCTCTTTCCCCCACTTAAACTATTCTAAGAAgcataattttgttttttgttttttgttttttgttttttctttttttttatataactttttcCGCTTTCAGCAGagcttttaaaaattacaaaatacgaaatatgaaatattttaatttgctTGTGGATTTGTCCATTTGAAATAACTTTGTTAAACTTtgatttttttgaaaataggATTTCTAActaaacaaattttattttacttttaagaaaaatatgataaaaataaaataaaattaaaatgtaaatgcTACAAAAAAGGGATagaaaagtaaattttttaacaagTAGCCTTGGGGTCCATATATGGAGGTGCTTCGTGCATTTGCacacttttatatatataggaatACATAGGTATACGTGGTGCTAATTAAGCGCCTAATGAGGAGCTTTTTccatttcatttatttatttgtttatctaTCCATCtatctattttattcatttttttttttttttttttattaaaaagaacgTTAAGCCACTTTCATATTTCCCAGCTCATGCGTTTGAGCGTAAACACGGCccatttaaaatttgaatTGGTACTAAAAATTggattattatcatttttttttataattatagcTACAGATACGACtacaattatatttacagCTACAGCTATAGTGACGGTTATGCTTCTATTACGTAGTGCGCTACGGAATTCGCCGTGGTGTGCATCAGTGAATAGCTTACCAGTAAttccaatatttttatttttattttttttatttccataatTTCCTTAAGgtgaaatttttttctgcGTCCTGCTTCATAACCTTCGCTACAGCCATTTCAAAATCCTCCTGCGTTACATGGACTCTTCTCTCTCTTAAGGCAAACATCCCAGCTTCTGTACATACTGCTTTTACTTCTGCTCCTGAGCAATTATTCATATCTGTAGCAATTTTTACCATATCAATTCCTCTCATTAGGTTCATTTTTCTACTATGAATTTTTAGAATTTCTATACGTGCCTCAACATTAGGATTTGGAAATTCAATTTTTCTGTCAATTCGTCCAGGTCTTAATAAAGCTTCATCAAGGATATCAATTCGATTTGTGCACATAAtaactttaatattttgagTTGATTCAAAACCATCTAACTGATTTAATAACTCCATCATTGTTCTTTGTACTTCTGAATCACCATGCTCTCCTTCAATCCTCTGACTACCAATGGAATCTATTTCATccataaaaattatggatGGTGCATGTTCCCTTGCCATTACAAATAATTCCCTTACCATACGTGAACCCTCTCCAATATATTTCTGAACAAGTTCAGAACCCGATACTCTAATAAATGTACAATCTGTATGATGAGCAACAGCTCTAGCTAGTAATGTCTTTCCAGTACCTGGAGGaccatataataaaacaccTTTGGGTTGAGATATACCTAAAGATTCAAATATTTCTGGATGTTTAACAGGTAATTCAATCACTtcttttacttcttttacTTGTTGATCTAAACCACCTACCATTTCATATGTCGAGTCAGGTACTTTTTCAACTTTCATTAAAGAGACTAGTGGATCTACCTTACTtggtaatattttatgtaatttataagAGTCATTATATAATGCTACTCTAGTATTTGGTGTGCACTGAGAAATGTTAATATGATGAGCAATATCAACAACATATTTACCCTCAggattaatttttacaagtactttattttttcccatcGGTTTTACTATCTCACCTACATATGATGCAGCTTCTAGTAAATATTGAATTTCATCACACAGTTCTCGAACTCTTGTATTTAACTCATTTCTTTGTGCTtctaatctttttttattttgtaattttttatttattatagatTCATATTCTTCTATTTTCATTTCGTAGTACGTTTTAATGCCCGACTGAACTTCCTCCTCGTTTTTGTTcccattatttttattgtt is part of the Plasmodium malariae genome assembly, chromosome: 14 genome and encodes:
- the PmUG01_14082000 gene encoding conserved Plasmodium protein, unknown function; the protein is MNKTFRNFLRILNVQEKTTLDRNVLNELKNWGKGKTLKNDEILNEYVTYRHVLNDYTNILHECKAQQRDEKKEKKIEDVANYVGLTTNYSGK
- the RPT6 gene encoding 26S protease regulatory subunit 8, putative, whose protein sequence is MAAVDMQIRSGELSEGTKKENNKNNGNKNEEEVQSGIKTYYEMKIEEYESIINKKLQNKKRLEAQRNELNTRVRELCDEIQYLLEAASYVGEIVKPMGKNKVLVKINPEGKYVVDIAHHINISQCTPNTRVALYNDSYKLHKILPSKVDPLVSLMKVEKVPDSTYEMVGGLDQQVKEVKEVIELPVKHPEIFESLGISQPKGVLLYGPPGTGKTLLARAVAHHTDCTFIRVSGSELVQKYIGEGSRMVRELFVMAREHAPSIIFMDEIDSIGSQRIEGEHGDSEVQRTMMELLNQLDGFESTQNIKVIMCTNRIDILDEALLRPGRIDRKIEFPNPNVEARIEILKIHSRKMNLMRGIDMVKIATDMNNCSGAEVKAVCTEAGMFALRERRVHVTQEDFEMAVAKVMKQDAEKNFTLRKLWK